The Daphnia pulex isolate KAP4 chromosome 3, ASM2113471v1 genome includes a region encoding these proteins:
- the LOC124191306 gene encoding probable G-protein coupled receptor Mth-like 4 — translation MWIFAVPFYLRRIKIIIGSMFLISLSFTLWIRVAVIAEPTTKFPFHSLCCDSHQLLSEDQKCVGLVLGSANPLEELNTYTSELVMDPLFQCTNVDGSKLLYFTTGEISQNGTIVEPFSNRTLLKGDYCVQPSTRMGLTAVLFCRRPVQIRKCCPLGQLINRTSIDQCVVSNQDGPPSQLAVTYFLESTAAANYYGADDIVVQDNASLQCDFDYNVYLPGYFIDHGFKVSQELGLYVKKAAYGPIRHSKNYCVDSTVYANGTEGPIAMICLPKSFYVMRWLLNNVYSIFNLISAVLLLITFLVHLLLASLRENIQTYSMLSFFACLIVMHFQNGIFLLSKYEPHTWCLNKACISGYFRYASSTWITVMGYNIFRQLRTKISRRLNRRELMKAYFCRCLYAWGLPLALILISHYYKEYNGCPTKLKRCWSCDSVSRNLSQAPNILLLTGNLIFFIPSAAKIYKSLSFLQGSVPKHALSKVESSRIHTIFRLFVLMQFYTAPRIIQWFVDSDRAHPELLMLCATIFLMIGPSIFYLFVCRRGTLNMIKAHASSLICRHRHKFPWLHSQTYQVNNDGTATSTNNSARSTVSTISSGLAQHSASTYRLYPIDK, via the exons ATGTGGATTTTCGCAGTTCCGTTTTACCTTCGACGCATCAAGATAATAATAGGTTCaatgtttttgatttccttatcGTTTACCTTGTGGATTCGGGTTGCAGTGATTGCCGAACCGACAaccaaatttccttttcatagTTTGTGTTGCGATTCACATCAACTCTTGTCTGAAGATCAAAAATGTGTCGGCCTGGTGCTGGGTAGCGCCAACCCATTAGAAGAATTAAATACCTACACGTCTGAATTAGTGATGGACCCTTTATTTCAGTGTACTAATGTTGATGGTTCGAAACTGTTGTATTTCACTACCGGGGAAATATCACAGAACGGGACGATTGTCGAACCATTTTCCAATCGAACTCTTTTAAAAGGAGATTACTGCGTTCAGCCGTCGACGCGGATGGGATTGACCGCGGTCCTTTTCTGTCGCCGCCCAGTTCAAATAAGAAAGTGTTGTCCTTTGGGACAGTTGATCAATCGCACATCGATCGATCAATGCGTCGTTAGCAACCAAGACGGACCACCGTCACAACTGGCAGTGACGTACTTTCTCGAatcgacagcagcagccaattaTTATGGTGCGGATGACATCGTAGTTCAAGATAATGCTTCGCTCCAATGCGATTTCGATTACAACGTCTATTTGCCGGGCTACTTTATCGATCACGGATTTAAAGTCAGTCAGGAATTGGGTCTCTATGTCAAGAAGGCCGCTTACGGGCCCATTCGTCACTCGAAAAATTATTGCGTCGATAGCACTGTGTACGCAAATGGGACGGAAGGc CCCATAGCAATGATTTGTCTGCCGAAAAGCTTCTACGTTATGCGTTGGCTTTTGAACAACGTCTACTCgattttcaacttgatttcaGCTGTTCTTTTGCTCATCACCTTCCTGGTCCACTTGCTGCTGGCCTCACTGAGAGAGAACATCCAGACCTACTCCATGCTCAGCTTCTTTGCTTGTCTGATTGTCATGCACTTCCAAAACGGCATCTTTTTACTCTCGAAGTACGAGCCGCATACCTGGTGCTTAAACAAAG CTTGCATAAGCGGTTATTTTCGGTACGCTTCATCCACATGGATCACAG TGATGGGATACAACATTTTCCGGCAATTAAG GACGAAGATATCAAGAAGATTAAACAGACGCGAGCTGATGAAAGCTTACTTCTGTCGCTGCCTGTATGCCTGGGGACTGCCATTGgctttgattttgatttctcatTACTACAAGGAATACAACGGATGCCCAACCAAATTGAAACGCTGCTGGTCTTGCGATTCTGTCT CTAGGAACCTTTCGCAAGCGCCCAATATTCTCCTCCTGACCGGAAATTTAATCTTCTTCATTCCAAGTGCTGCGAAAATTTACAAGAGTCTAAGTTTTCTTCAGGGATCGGTACCTAAACATGCGCTGAGTAAAGTGGAATCGAGCCG tatCCACACGATATTTCGGCTGTTCGTTCTCATGCAATTCTACACAGCTCCGAGAATTATTCAGTGGTTCGTTGACTCCGATCGAGCCCATCCCGAACTGTTGATGCTCTGCGCCACCATTTTCTTAATGATCGGCCCgtccatcttttatttgttcgTTTGTCGACGCGGAACTTTGAACATGATCAAAGCTCACGCGAGCAGTTTGATTTGTCGTCACCGACACAAGTTCCCGTGGCTTCATTCGCAGACCTACCAAGTGAACAACGACGGCACTGCAACAAGCACCAACAACTCCGCAAGATCAACAGTGAGCACTATTTCGTCAGGATTGGCTCAGCATTCAGCTAGCACTTATCGGCTCTACCCCATCGATAAATAA
- the LOC124191304 gene encoding glutamate carboxypeptidase 2-like, giving the protein MAQKPNWILICTASVICLIIGILIGRYAIGNDRDDVSPQKAKMSATLMEELSASNIGEYLKYLSSIPNLAGTPQDLEVASWVRDRFVEGGLDEVQLVPYKVLLSYPDMSNPNQVSLLDSNGKVNFTTSGRQTPLFSSEEFSPLVQPNFNAYSANGTVEGELIYANYGRKQDFEYLKSLGIDIRGRIVIARYGAIFRGNIVKSAEDGGALGVILFSDPKDFAPEGRTSVYPNTTRLPGMAVQSGSVLLGYGDPLTPLYPALEGAYRLPEAEAPLPKIPVQPIGYDEAEVLLRSMSTENPAPEDWQGGLNATYFLGSKFTQRKWSVRLQVRMTHKLATAYNTIGILYGREEPDRYVLVGNHMDSWTLGGIDPASGTSVLIEMARTFGNIKMQSGWRPRRTLMFCGWGAEEYGMIGSYEWAEEHAKVLIQRAVAYINVDSAMEGNYTLKSQTVPSLYSAIREAAKVVPNPNPAEVEAGRKTVFDTWLWANPDLNNPTQPRIGNLGSGSDYTVFSHVLGVPCVDLYYDYQEKAGSYPLYHTLYETYHAVANLMDPGFHFHLAVARLMTELTLNLSESVVLPFDVVSYASFLEKDLDKIESRYKSLAAANGATFEYFRKAVAHFRNSTEYFTDTILPRLDRSNPLAIRKINDQLIQLERGFVDPHGLPGRPEFNHIVFAPSSVDKYSSDTFAGLVDLFKTVGNRTEQPNTWRQIKQHLSAISFLIGAAADSLREGF; this is encoded by the exons ATGGCGCAAAAACCCAACTGGATTTTAATTTGCACGGCTTCTGTAATTTGTCTTATCATAG GAATTCTCATCGGTCGTTACGCTATCGGAAATGATAGGGACGACGTGTCGCCTCAGAAGGCGAAAATGTCTGCCACTTTGATGGAGGAGCTCAGTGCATCAAATATTGGCGAATATCTCAA ATATTTGAGCAGTATACCGAATTTAGCTGGAACTCCACAGGATTTGGAAGTGGCTAGTTGGGTGCGCGATCGTTTCGTCGAGGGAGGATTAGACGAAGTCCAATTGGTTCCTTACAAGGTGCTGCTTTCCTACCCAGACATGAGCAACCCCAATCAGGTCTCGCTACTCGACTCCAACGGCAAGGTGAACTTCACCACCTCAGGACGTCAGACGCCACTCTTTTCCAGCGAAGAATTCTCTCCGTTAGTTCAACCCAATTTTAACGCTTATTCAGCTAACGGAACTGTCGag GGGGAACTCATTTACGCAAATTATGGTCGGAAACAAGATTTTGAGTACTTGAAATCTCTCGGCATAGACATTCGTGGTCGAATTGTGATTGCTCGATATGGGGCGATTTTTCGTGGCAATATC GTGAAATCCGCCGAAGATGGAGGAGCTCTTGGAGTGATACTCTTTTCTGATCCCAAAGATTTCGCCCCGGAAGGGCGCACATCTGTCTATCCCAACACAACGCGACTTCCGGGCATGGCTGTTCAAAGTGGTTCAGTTCTGTTGGGTTACGGCGACCCTTTGACCCCTCTGTACCCAGCCTTAG AGGGCGCTTACAGACTGCCGGAAGCTGAAGCTCCACTACCCAAAATTCCTGTTCAGCCCATCGGATACGACGAGGCAGAAGTTTTGTTAAG atccATGTCTACAGAAAATCCTGCACCGGAAGACTGGCAAGGTGGTTTGAATGCAACTTACTTTTTGGGGTCGAAATTCACCCAAAGGAAATGGTCCGTTCGATTACAG GTAAGAATGACCCACAAGCTAGCTACAGCCTATAATACGATTGGAATATTATACGGTAGAGAAGAACCag ACAGGTACGTGTTAGTTGGCAATCACATGGATTCGTGGACTCTTGGAGGCATTGATCCGGCCAGTGGGACATCAGTTTTAATAGAAATGGCCCGCACTTTCGGCAATATCAAAATGCAATCAG GCTGGCGTCCAAGGCGCACATTAATGTTTTGCGGATGGGGAGCTGAAGAATACGGCATGATAGGCTCGTACGAATGGGCCGAAGAACACGCAAAGGTGCTCATTCAACGTGCAGTGGCCTACATTAATGTCGATTCCGCCATGGAAG GAAATTACACCTTAAAGAGTCAAACAGTGCCTTCGCTATACTCTGCAATCAGAGAGGCGGCCAAAGTGGTGCCCAATCCTAATCCAGCGGAAGTGGAAGCCGGACGCAAAACGGTTTTCGATACTTGGTTGTGGGCCAATCCTGATCTCAACAATCCTACCCAACCGCG CATAGGTAATTTAGGAAGCGGAAGTGATTACACCGTTTTCAGCCATGTTCTGGGCGTTCCTTGTGTCGATTTATACTACGACTATCAGGAG AAAGCTGGATCTTACCCCCTTTATCACACTCTCTACGAGACCTATCACGCGGTTGCTAATTTAATGGATCCgggatttcattttcaccttGCCGTTGCTCGGCTG ATGACCGAATTGACCTTGAATCTCAGTGAGTCGGTGGTTCTTCCATTTGACGTTGTGAGTTACGCCAGTTTTCTGGAAAAAGATCTTGACAAAATCGAGTCGAGATACAAAAGCTTGGCAGCCGCTAACGGAGCCACTTTCG AATATTTCAGGAAAGCCGTTGCACATTTCAGGAATTCCACCGAATATTTCACTGACACCATTTTACCACGTTTGGACAGGAGCAA TCCTTTAGCCATTCGTAAAATCAACGATCAATTGATACAACTCGAAAGAGGGTTTGTCGATCCCCACGGTCTCCCCGGACGTCCGGAATTCAA TCACATCGTATTCGCTCCTAGCTCGGTGGATAAATACTCAAGTGACACCTTTGCGGGCTTGGTAGATTTATTCAAGACCGTTGGTAACCGGACGGAGCAGCCCAATACTTGGCGCCAAATCAAGCAACACCTTTccgcaatttcttttttgattggagCTGCGGCTGATTCTCTCCGCGAAGGATTCTAA
- the LOC124191307 gene encoding BUD13 homolog isoform X2, giving the protein MSAPMSKLEYLKKYMSSSKKEENKVKKKKLRPLLKAKGGIKIVDEEIDLRKIAAGYEKDEDQIDNQEDAPLVAGVVDNRSIEMITKQDFVESSKWKRLGVDENDKPKSMSKSSDRDIDSSDSHLPRKDSTALKRPITVKKERHDSDSDPSPPRRRHDSDSDASPPRRKRHDSDSDPSPLRRTRKDSDQSPPRKRHDSDSDASPPRRTRKDSDQSPLRRRKGSDSDQSPPRKHQNADGDLSPPRRKKNVDSGAQMRIKPDPDGDLSPERPNKSTSRSGGASEKLTKTLDGKMAGLQTGRALREETDALRKREEEAFRKMDKSLTGQNATTAIRAGKLRQIEAKQQVDKEKAEKIAKLQEAYQKWNKGLKQGETHSTQVAEAIHEMSKPLARFADDEDLERLLREQDREGDPMAAYMAKKKVKSGGDGKGKAARPVYRGPAAAPNRFGILPGYRWDGVDRSTGYEKMYFEKQNNAVALQEEAYKWSVSDM; this is encoded by the exons atgAGTGCTCCTATGAGCAAATTAGAATATCTGAAAAAGTACATGTCCTcttcgaaaaaagaagaaaataaagtcaagaaaaagaaactcagGCCCTTACTGAAAGCCAAAGG GGGCATCAAGATCGTTGATGAAGAAATAGATTTGAGGAAGATAGCTGCAGGATACGAGAAAGATGAAGACCAAATTGACAACCAAGAAGATGCTCCTCTGGTGGCTGGGGTTGTCGATAATCGTTCCATAGAAATGATAACCAAACAAGACTTTGTGGAAAGTTCAAAGTGGAAGAGACTTGGTGTGGATGAAAATGACAAACCAAAATCCATGTCTAAATCAAGTGATCGAGATATTGATTCAAGTGACAGTCACTTACCAAGGAAAGATTCCACTGCCTTGAAACGACCAATCAcagtgaagaaagaaagacatgATTCAGATTCAGATCCCAGTCCTCCACGTAGAAGACACGATTCTGATTCAGATGCCAGCCCACCTAGAAGAAAGCGCCATGATTCAGACTCTGATCCATCTCCACTTAGAAGAACGAGAAAAGACTCTGATCAAAGCCCACCACGAAAACGTCACGATTCAGACTCAGATGCTAGTCCTCCTCGAAGAACAAGGAAAGACTCGGAT CAAAGTCCATTAAGAAGGCGTAAAGGCTCCGATTCCGACCAGAGTCCACCAAGAAAGCATCAAAATGCTGACGGTGATCTCAGTCCTCCGCGGCGGAAGAAAAACGTTGATTCCGGTGCCCAAATGCGCATCAAACCAGATCCAGACGGAGACCTCAGCCCTGAGCGTCCTAATAAATCAACATCACGCAGCGGAGGAGCTTCGGAGAAACTGACCAAAACCCTAGATGGAAAGATGGCCGGCCTTCAGACTGGCAGAGCTTTGCGTGAGGAGACTGATGCATTACGcaagagagaagaggaagCCTTCCGCAAAATGGACAAATCACTCACTGGGCAGAACGCCACGACTGCCATCCGAGCTGGCAAGCTGCGCCAAATTGAAGCCAAGCAACAggttgataaagaaaaagccgAGAAGATTGCCAAGCTGCAAGAAGCTTACCAAAAATGGAACAAGGGTCTTAAACAAGGAGAAACGCATTCGACGCAAGTTGCCGAAGCCATTCACGAAATGTCCAAACCGCTGGCTCGTTTCGCCGATGACGAAGATTTGGAAAGGTTGTTACGCGAACAAGATCGTGAAGGTGATCCCATGGCTGCTTACATGGCCAAGAAAAAGGTCAAGAGCGGTGGTGACGGCAAGGGGAAAGCCGCTAGACCTGTCTACAGGggccctgctgctgctcccaaTCGTTTCGGTATACTACCCGGCTACAGATGGGACGGGGTTGACCGCTCGACTGGCTACGAGAAGATGtactttgaaaaacaaaacaacgcCGTGGCCCTTCAGGAGGAAGCCTACAAATGGAGTGTATCCGACATGTGA
- the LOC124191307 gene encoding BUD13 homolog isoform X1, giving the protein MSAPMSKLEYLKKYMSSSKKEENKVKKKKLRPLLKAKGGIKIVDEEIDLRKIAAGYEKDEDQIDNQEDAPLVAGVVDNRSIEMITKQDFVESSKWKRLGVDENDKPKSMSKSSDRDIDSSDSHLPRKDSTALKRPITVKKERHDSDSDPSPPRRRHDSDSDASPPRRKRHDSDSDPSPLRRTRKDSDQSPPRKRHDSDSDASPPRRTRKDSDQSPQRKRHDSDSDQSPLRRRKGSDSDQSPPRKHQNADGDLSPPRRKKNVDSGAQMRIKPDPDGDLSPERPNKSTSRSGGASEKLTKTLDGKMAGLQTGRALREETDALRKREEEAFRKMDKSLTGQNATTAIRAGKLRQIEAKQQVDKEKAEKIAKLQEAYQKWNKGLKQGETHSTQVAEAIHEMSKPLARFADDEDLERLLREQDREGDPMAAYMAKKKVKSGGDGKGKAARPVYRGPAAAPNRFGILPGYRWDGVDRSTGYEKMYFEKQNNAVALQEEAYKWSVSDM; this is encoded by the exons atgAGTGCTCCTATGAGCAAATTAGAATATCTGAAAAAGTACATGTCCTcttcgaaaaaagaagaaaataaagtcaagaaaaagaaactcagGCCCTTACTGAAAGCCAAAGG GGGCATCAAGATCGTTGATGAAGAAATAGATTTGAGGAAGATAGCTGCAGGATACGAGAAAGATGAAGACCAAATTGACAACCAAGAAGATGCTCCTCTGGTGGCTGGGGTTGTCGATAATCGTTCCATAGAAATGATAACCAAACAAGACTTTGTGGAAAGTTCAAAGTGGAAGAGACTTGGTGTGGATGAAAATGACAAACCAAAATCCATGTCTAAATCAAGTGATCGAGATATTGATTCAAGTGACAGTCACTTACCAAGGAAAGATTCCACTGCCTTGAAACGACCAATCAcagtgaagaaagaaagacatgATTCAGATTCAGATCCCAGTCCTCCACGTAGAAGACACGATTCTGATTCAGATGCCAGCCCACCTAGAAGAAAGCGCCATGATTCAGACTCTGATCCATCTCCACTTAGAAGAACGAGAAAAGACTCTGATCAAAGCCCACCACGAAAACGTCACGATTCAGACTCAGATGCTAGTCCTCCTCGAAGAACAAGGAAAGACTCGGATCAAAGCCCACAACGAAAGCGACACGATTCAGACTCGGACCAAAGTCCATTAAGAAGGCGTAAAGGCTCCGATTCCGACCAGAGTCCACCAAGAAAGCATCAAAATGCTGACGGTGATCTCAGTCCTCCGCGGCGGAAGAAAAACGTTGATTCCGGTGCCCAAATGCGCATCAAACCAGATCCAGACGGAGACCTCAGCCCTGAGCGTCCTAATAAATCAACATCACGCAGCGGAGGAGCTTCGGAGAAACTGACCAAAACCCTAGATGGAAAGATGGCCGGCCTTCAGACTGGCAGAGCTTTGCGTGAGGAGACTGATGCATTACGcaagagagaagaggaagCCTTCCGCAAAATGGACAAATCACTCACTGGGCAGAACGCCACGACTGCCATCCGAGCTGGCAAGCTGCGCCAAATTGAAGCCAAGCAACAggttgataaagaaaaagccgAGAAGATTGCCAAGCTGCAAGAAGCTTACCAAAAATGGAACAAGGGTCTTAAACAAGGAGAAACGCATTCGACGCAAGTTGCCGAAGCCATTCACGAAATGTCCAAACCGCTGGCTCGTTTCGCCGATGACGAAGATTTGGAAAGGTTGTTACGCGAACAAGATCGTGAAGGTGATCCCATGGCTGCTTACATGGCCAAGAAAAAGGTCAAGAGCGGTGGTGACGGCAAGGGGAAAGCCGCTAGACCTGTCTACAGGggccctgctgctgctcccaaTCGTTTCGGTATACTACCCGGCTACAGATGGGACGGGGTTGACCGCTCGACTGGCTACGAGAAGATGtactttgaaaaacaaaacaacgcCGTGGCCCTTCAGGAGGAAGCCTACAAATGGAGTGTATCCGACATGTGA
- the LOC124191308 gene encoding follistatin-related protein 1-like produces the protein MLRILGLVSLFCILFQAALASNSEENALDMSLGEDECSMMVCRAGRECKVGADGEAACACLATCPDHFVPVCGSNNQSYDNFCLMHRDACLTGVHISLKKKGYCSNKSIKKKSSKKDKLKDENHFEPVVCFQWERDALRRQIINYFRHHTADQSWYRPDLKSYEKQFARFFMCDTTKDNFVDANELAACVTEVPFALRTTAATNELVKVLCVDAIIDSADTNSDWRLDFEEYKTLMDSSFQPKEKLCSLEGKKYEDGSQTKVDCNDCVCACGSWVCSSKKCDEELNEIDDLDEDEDLDDELDEAEDQSEDSTKDEVKILKIEEDIDLKIDDPDEDQPPKINSDDDDDMDDEEDEEDDEEEDEEIDVEPIKKSSKNKKKKLT, from the exons ATGCTGCGGATACTCGGCCTCGTTTCCCTCTTTTGCATCCTCTTCCAAGCTGCTTTGGCATCCAATTCTGAG GAAAATGCGCTGGATATGAGCTTGGGCGAAG ATGAATGCAGTATGATGGTATGCCGGGCTGGAAGAGAGTGTAAGGTGGGTGCCGATGGCGAGGCTGCTTGCGCTTGCCTGGCCACTTGTCCGGATCATTTTGTCCCCGTCTGCGGCAGCAACAATCAATCCTACGATAACTTTTGCTTGATGCATCGCGATGCCTGTCTGACGGGCGTTCACATCAGTCTCAAGAAAAAGGGATACTGCTCCAACAAGTCGATCAAGAAAAAGTCCAGCAAAAAGGATAAACTTAAAGATGAAAATCACTTTGAGCCAG TGGTGTGTTTCCAATGGGAAAGGGATGCTCTACGTCGCCAAATCATCAACTACTTCCGGCATCATACCGCCGACCAGAGCTGGTACCGACCCGACTTGAAGAGTTACGAGAAGCAGTTTGCCCGTTTCTTCATGTGCGATACCACCAAAGACAACTTTGTCGATGCCAACGAATTAGCCGCTTGCGTGACTGAAGTCCCTTTCGCTCTGCGAACCACGGCCGCCACCAACGAGCTGGTCAA AGTGTTGTGTGTCGACGCCATAATCGATTCAGCCGATACTAATTCCGACTGGCGGTTGGACTTTGAAGAGTACAAGACTTTGATGGATTCTAGTTTCCAGCCGAAAGAAAAGC TGTGCTCTTTGGAGGGCAAAAAGTACGAGGACGGCTCCCAAACAAAAGTCGATTGTAATGACTG TGTCTGCGCCTGCGGCAGCTGGGTGTGCTCTTCCAAGAAGTGTGACGAAGAGCTGAACGAAATCGACGACCTGGATGAAGACGAAGATTTGGACGACGAGTTGGACGAAGCTGAGGACCAGAGCGAAGACAGCACCAAGGACGAAGTCAAGATTCTCAAAATTGAGGAGGATATCGACCTGAAAATTGACGATCCGGATGAGGATCAGCCACCAAAGATCAACtccgacgatgacgacgatatggacgacgaagaagacgaggaagatgacgaagaagaagatgaagaaatcgACGTGGAGCCAATCAAGAAATCAtctaaaaacaagaagaagaaattgacgtAA